TTTCTTACCGCGCTGGTCGTGCTATTGAGGCGGGTCGTGTCTGGACAAACTGCTATAACATCTATCCTGCGCATGCTGCATTTGGTGGTTACAAGAAGTCTGGTATTGGTCGTGAAAACCATAAGATGATGCTGGATCACTATCAACAAACCAAAAACTTGTTGGTGAGTTATTCAACCAAACCAATGGGCTTCTTCTAAGTTTCGCACCAAGTTGATACCAAACTATCAACGCTAGAAGGAAGCAAGCTCATTAATTATATAAGAAGCCGGTAATTTAGATTGCTGGCTTTTTTATTTAATACAGTCAGCTCTCAAATTTTTACTATCCGGAATAAAAAAGCGTCATCTAATATTTAAAGCGCACCATTTAGGCATTGCTTTTGCATTCATTCATACAAACCAACTCGCAGGAGTATTGTATGAATCAACCAGAAACAGCTTCCGTTATTTCTTCAAGTGCAGAAGTCTCATCAGCAGAATATTTTGCTCAGCGTCAACTTAAACAAGGTACCGTGGGTTGGTTACTCCTGATTGGTTTAGGCGTAGCGTATGTGATATCAGGTGATTTTGCCGGCTGGAACTTTGGTATTGCTCAAGGTGGTTGGGGTGGTATGTTTATTGCCACTGCTCTTGCTGCTTTGATGTACCTGTGCCTATGTCTTTCTATGTCAGAAATGTCCACCATGATGCCGACAGCAGGTGGCGGTTATAGTTTTGCCCGTGCTGCCTTTGGACCTTTTGGTGGTTATTTAACAGGCACAGCGATTTTAATTGAATACGCAATTGCGCCTGCCGCTATTGCCGTATTCATTGGTGGTTATTGCGAATCTCTATTTGGTATTAATGGCTGGATGATTTACCTCGCCTGTTACGCCATTTTTATGGGTATACATCTCAAAGGTGCTGGCGAAGCTTTAAAAATCATGTTTGCGATTACACTTGTCGCCGCTGTTGCCCTTGTCGTGTTTATTGGGGCAATGATTCCACACTTTAATGCACAAAATTTATTTGATATTCCAGTTAGTACAGGTGTTGGCGCAAGTCTTTTTTTACCTCATGGCTACTTGGGCATCTGGGCCGCGGTTCCTTTTGCTATCTGGTTTTTTCTTGCAGTAGAAGGTGTTCCGTTAGCAGCAGAAGAAGCAAAAGATCCAGCCAAATCTCTGCCACGCGGTTTAATCGGTGCAATGCTCATCTTAACAGCATTTGCCATGCTTATTTTGTTCTTGGGTGCAGGTGCAGCAGGTGCAAGTACTTTACAAAACTCAGGCGCTCCTCTGGTAGATGCTTTGGTTAAAGTTTATGGCACCAACACTTGGCTTGCGACATTCGTAAACTTTGTGGGTTTAGCTGGTTTAATCGCAAGTTTCTTCTCAATTATCTATGCCTATTCGCGTCAAATCTTTGCATTGTCACGAGCTGGTTACTTACCTACTTCACTCTCTTTAACCAATAAAAATAAAGCCCCTTATCTTGCAATTATTATTCCGGGCATTATCGGGTTCTTACTTTCACTTACCAAAGAAGGCGATTCACTCATTTTAATCGCGGTTTTTGGCGCAACTATTTCTTATGTGCTGATTCTTTTATCACACATCAAACTGCGCTTATCTAAACCCGACATGCCTCGTCCTTATAAAACTCCAGGAGGAGTCATCACTTCAAGCATTGCACTAGTTTTAGCAGTCGCTGCTGT
The window above is part of the Acinetobacter baumannii genome. Proteins encoded here:
- the eat gene encoding ethanolamine permease, producing MNQPETASVISSSAEVSSAEYFAQRQLKQGTVGWLLLIGLGVAYVISGDFAGWNFGIAQGGWGGMFIATALAALMYLCLCLSMSEMSTMMPTAGGGYSFARAAFGPFGGYLTGTAILIEYAIAPAAIAVFIGGYCESLFGINGWMIYLACYAIFMGIHLKGAGEALKIMFAITLVAAVALVVFIGAMIPHFNAQNLFDIPVSTGVGASLFLPHGYLGIWAAVPFAIWFFLAVEGVPLAAEEAKDPAKSLPRGLIGAMLILTAFAMLILFLGAGAAGASTLQNSGAPLVDALVKVYGTNTWLATFVNFVGLAGLIASFFSIIYAYSRQIFALSRAGYLPTSLSLTNKNKAPYLAIIIPGIIGFLLSLTKEGDSLILIAVFGATISYVLILLSHIKLRLSKPDMPRPYKTPGGVITSSIALVLAVAAVIAGFVVNPKVWFIAAGIYVVFIAYFLFYSRYHLVKGTPEEEFANIKAAEQEL